A part of Caretta caretta isolate rCarCar2 chromosome 1, rCarCar1.hap1, whole genome shotgun sequence genomic DNA contains:
- the LSMEM1 gene encoding leucine-rich single-pass membrane protein 1 isoform X3: MLGNYSQYTLAAQEEENTGSLMTWSSISCQHLFFVTLIIILIVSLALVSFVIFLTIHTGNKMDEISNRLAFERKNAEDLKNINNMILKHLNQSGIMEKEENLFTDQKPPTPYLRNSLFPRSKLEATVQ, translated from the exons CAGCCCAGGAGGAAGAGAACACTGGCAGTTTGATGACATGGAGCAGCATAAGTTGCCAACATTTGTTCTTCGTCACACTGATCATTATTTTGATTGTCAGTTTGGCACTTGTTTCATTTGTAATATTCTTAACAA ttcaCACTGGCAACAAGATGGATGAAATATCAAACAGACTAGCATTTGAAAGGAAGAACGCAGAAGATCTTAAGAATATAAACAATATGATATTAAAGCATCTAAACCAATCAGGAATTATGGAGAAGGAAGAAAATCTCTTCACAGATCAAAAACCTCCCACTCCTTATCTTCGTAACTCTTTATTTCCCCGTTCAAAGCTGGAAGCAACAGTGCAGTAG